One genomic region from Gemmatimonadales bacterium encodes:
- a CDS encoding NUDIX hydrolase → MSDEVQDRTATRRIYSGRVVNLDVDTVRYPNGTSGELEMIRHPGAAAVIPVLSSGDDPQLLLIRQYRYAAGGPIWEIPAGRLEPGESPEGCARRELLEEAGATAARWQRLTTVYTTPGFTDERIHLFAAFDLVVKPEDQRPEPDEFLELKPVPTSEALAMIRDGELVDAKTAVAVLFFAGFRLGL, encoded by the coding sequence GTGAGTGACGAGGTGCAAGACCGGACCGCGACGCGGCGGATCTACTCGGGCCGCGTCGTGAATCTCGACGTCGACACCGTGCGCTACCCCAACGGCACGAGCGGCGAGCTGGAGATGATCCGCCACCCCGGCGCGGCGGCCGTGATCCCCGTGCTCTCCTCGGGCGACGATCCCCAGCTCCTGCTGATCAGGCAGTACCGCTACGCGGCCGGCGGCCCGATCTGGGAGATCCCCGCCGGCCGGCTCGAGCCCGGCGAATCACCCGAGGGCTGCGCACGCCGCGAGCTCCTCGAGGAGGCCGGGGCCACCGCCGCGCGGTGGCAGCGGCTCACGACGGTCTACACGACGCCGGGCTTCACCGACGAGCGGATTCACCTCTTCGCCGCCTTCGACCTGGTCGTGAAGCCCGAAGACCAGCGGCCCGAGCCGGATGAGTTCCTCGAGCTCAAGCCGGTGCCCACCAGCGAGGCGCTCGCCATGATCAGGGACGGAGAGCTGGTGGACGCCAAGACCGCCGTGGCTGTTCTCTTTTTCGCAGGTTTCCGGCTGGGACTGTAG
- a CDS encoding sigma-70 family RNA polymerase sigma factor — translation MTLAMKDALQSPHRTLGAPFTALDDGQVVQAFLEGNDRAFDELVSRYQVRLLNFIYRTVGDRERAEDLVQEVFIRIYRHLHRFDQTKKFSTWAYTIASNLAKNELRNRSRNPLVLFQTIKRHWEADHRPLQFEDSSSRPDDLFRKRHLRELVEQSVSQLPEHHRVVFVLRELEGKTYEEIAEITGCNLGTVKSRLNRARNNFAAIIQPHLD, via the coding sequence ATGACCCTGGCGATGAAGGACGCACTCCAAAGTCCCCATCGGACCCTGGGCGCCCCGTTTACGGCCCTCGACGACGGCCAAGTGGTGCAGGCGTTTCTCGAAGGCAACGATCGCGCCTTCGACGAGCTGGTGTCCCGGTACCAGGTGCGGCTGTTGAACTTCATCTATCGCACCGTGGGCGACCGGGAGCGTGCGGAGGATCTGGTTCAGGAGGTGTTCATCCGGATCTACCGCCACCTTCACCGTTTCGACCAGACGAAGAAGTTCTCGACCTGGGCGTACACGATCGCGTCCAACCTCGCAAAGAACGAACTGCGCAATCGCAGCCGGAATCCGCTGGTGCTGTTCCAGACCATCAAGCGCCACTGGGAGGCCGACCACCGGCCGCTGCAGTTCGAGGATTCGAGCTCGCGGCCCGACGACCTGTTCCGCAAGCGCCACCTGCGCGAGCTGGTGGAACAGTCGGTGTCGCAGCTCCCCGAACACCACCGGGTGGTGTTCGTCCTGCGCGAGCTGGAAGGCAAGACCTACGAGGAGATCGCCGAGATCACGGGCTGCAATCTTGGCACGGTGAAGAGCCGGCTGAACCGCGCCCGGAACAATTTCGCCGCCATCATTCAGCCCCACCTCGACTGA
- a CDS encoding zf-HC2 domain-containing protein — MNCCEFREQYSDFADGLLPPSSRAEADAHLALCPACRRFDAALRAGVTLLRGLPSVGVSRGFGPRLRRRLRGELAVRMPGMVGWSGAVGALLIVAAAGFIGWDWLETRAAHRGAGAQQASGSPGWVAAANSASHPGAGDPGLPPDLPRIQIETFHPLNSILVIEQAPPAPGQDRVRFDVPAVWGGP; from the coding sequence ATGAACTGTTGCGAGTTCCGAGAACAATACTCTGATTTCGCCGATGGGCTGCTGCCGCCGAGCAGCCGGGCGGAGGCCGATGCGCACTTGGCGCTCTGCCCCGCCTGCCGGCGCTTCGACGCCGCTTTGCGCGCCGGTGTCACCCTGCTGCGCGGGCTTCCGTCGGTGGGCGTCTCGCGAGGGTTCGGCCCGCGCCTGCGGCGGCGGCTGCGCGGCGAGCTCGCGGTGCGGATGCCGGGGATGGTCGGCTGGTCCGGAGCGGTCGGCGCCCTGTTGATCGTGGCCGCGGCCGGCTTCATCGGATGGGACTGGCTCGAGACGCGCGCTGCCCACCGCGGGGCGGGTGCGCAGCAGGCCTCCGGTTCGCCGGGGTGGGTCGCCGCAGCGAATTCCGCGAGCCATCCCGGCGCCGGCGATCCGGGCCTGCCGCCGGATCTCCCGCGGATCCAGATCGAGACCTTCCACCCGCTGAATTCCATCCTCGTGATCGAGCAGGCCCCGCCGGCGCCCGGCCAGGACCGAGTGCGGTTCGATGTGCCCGCCGTGTGGGGCGGGCCGTAA
- the holA gene encoding DNA polymerase III subunit delta — protein MPGRSFDALQRSLARGEVQPVYYFYGDEELLKDEAVRRITELAVEDATREFNLDRRRAPELSADQFRSLVETPPMLAPRRCVVLSEVECLQQKRTKQQSLRTAVAAYVGRPLPETVLVLLQSAGTKPDPGLERASGAVEFELLEPARVLKWILHHAKQGGVAIEDDAARHLQEAVGDDLAQLAAEVAKLAGAAQGRPVTVADVTALVGVRHGETVGDFVDAVTTRRFPEAAAMVPRLLASPGTSGVRLVSSLATAFVGLALARAHLEAGDSGAAAKDRVFRAIQAARPFGLRNWTEEAAGWVRDASRWSTQELDAGLAALLKADARLKSTTVSDEEGVVTEVVLSLGVGAGAAA, from the coding sequence ATGCCGGGCCGGTCGTTCGATGCGTTGCAGCGCTCCCTCGCCAGGGGCGAAGTCCAGCCTGTCTACTACTTCTATGGCGACGAAGAGCTCCTGAAGGACGAGGCCGTGCGCCGGATCACGGAGCTCGCCGTCGAGGACGCGACCCGCGAGTTCAATCTGGATCGGCGGCGCGCCCCCGAGCTGTCGGCGGATCAGTTCCGCTCGCTCGTCGAGACTCCGCCGATGCTCGCGCCGCGGCGCTGCGTCGTGCTCAGCGAGGTGGAGTGCCTGCAGCAGAAGCGAACGAAGCAGCAGTCCCTGCGCACTGCCGTCGCCGCGTACGTGGGTCGCCCGTTGCCCGAGACGGTGCTCGTCCTGCTTCAATCGGCGGGCACGAAGCCCGACCCCGGACTCGAGCGGGCGAGCGGCGCGGTGGAGTTCGAGCTGCTGGAGCCGGCGCGCGTGCTCAAGTGGATCCTTCATCATGCGAAGCAGGGCGGCGTAGCGATCGAGGACGACGCGGCGCGCCACCTGCAGGAGGCGGTCGGCGACGATCTGGCGCAACTCGCGGCCGAGGTGGCGAAACTGGCCGGGGCCGCCCAGGGCCGGCCGGTGACGGTCGCGGACGTCACCGCGCTCGTGGGGGTGCGGCACGGCGAGACGGTGGGCGACTTCGTCGACGCCGTCACGACTCGACGCTTTCCGGAGGCCGCCGCGATGGTCCCGCGCCTGTTGGCGAGCCCGGGGACGTCGGGCGTGCGCCTGGTCTCCTCGCTCGCCACGGCGTTCGTGGGACTCGCACTCGCCCGCGCCCATCTCGAGGCCGGGGACTCGGGCGCCGCCGCCAAGGACCGGGTGTTCCGAGCCATCCAGGCGGCTCGGCCGTTCGGCCTCAGGAACTGGACCGAGGAAGCTGCCGGCTGGGTCCGGGACGCGTCCCGCTGGTCCACGCAGGAGTTGGACGCTGGGCTGGCCGCGCTGCTCAAGGCCGACGCGCGGCTCAAGAGTACCACGGTATCGGACGAGGAGGGCGTCGTCACCGAGGTCGTGTTGTCGCTCGGGGTCGGAGCGGGGGCGGCGGCATGA
- a CDS encoding SPOR domain-containing protein, with the protein MRRLARGRTIVVATVVAALCVAASTRASMAQDNPALRTAVQLAAEGRGDSARRIVAAELAKAKPGDAAYVEALYWRGRLAVSGDSAERDLRRVAIEYSTSPWADQALLQLAQLALAAGNSPAALQLAERLRSDYPTSALRGRAALWAGRAAFEVGNPAAACALLDSARTEEAADVEFLNQVAFYHGRCAGVAAAPPADTTGAAPPAAATDTARGAVRPESTSAGRPVPRFEVQVTATRSSRTAQALLNRLTGAGQPGRLVKGSDGLLRVRVGPFATEAEAAAAAARLKRTVGGHPFVVPAT; encoded by the coding sequence ATGCGCCGCCTGGCGAGAGGCCGAACCATCGTGGTGGCGACGGTGGTGGCTGCCTTGTGCGTCGCCGCGTCGACCCGAGCCTCGATGGCGCAGGACAATCCGGCCCTCCGCACCGCCGTCCAGCTGGCCGCGGAAGGGCGCGGCGACTCGGCTCGGCGCATCGTCGCCGCGGAGCTGGCGAAGGCCAAGCCCGGTGATGCCGCCTACGTGGAGGCCCTGTACTGGCGCGGGCGCCTCGCAGTGTCCGGCGACAGCGCCGAGCGAGACCTGCGGCGCGTGGCCATCGAGTACTCCACCTCGCCCTGGGCTGATCAAGCCCTGCTCCAGCTCGCGCAGCTGGCGTTGGCGGCCGGCAACAGCCCGGCCGCGCTCCAGCTGGCGGAGCGCCTGCGCAGCGACTATCCGACCAGCGCGCTGCGCGGCCGCGCCGCATTGTGGGCGGGCCGGGCCGCCTTCGAGGTCGGCAATCCGGCGGCCGCCTGCGCGTTGCTCGATTCCGCGCGCACCGAGGAAGCGGCGGACGTGGAATTCCTCAACCAGGTCGCCTTCTACCACGGCCGCTGTGCAGGGGTGGCGGCCGCGCCGCCCGCCGACACGACCGGCGCGGCACCGCCAGCCGCCGCAACAGACACAGCCCGTGGAGCGGTGCGGCCGGAATCCACCTCCGCGGGCCGGCCCGTCCCGCGTTTCGAGGTGCAGGTGACGGCCACCAGGTCGAGTCGCACGGCCCAGGCCCTGCTGAACCGGCTCACCGGAGCCGGCCAGCCCGGCCGCCTCGTGAAGGGCTCGGACGGACTGCTCCGGGTCAGAGTCGGTCCCTTCGCGACCGAGGCCGAGGCCGCTGCAGCCGCCGCCCGGCTCAAGCGCACGGTCGGCGGACACCCCTTCGTCGTGCCGGCCACGTGA
- the mutS gene encoding DNA mismatch repair protein MutS: MTLPGIDVSTPLMQQYREIKGRHRDAILLFRMGDFYEMFEDDAEVAARTLGLTLTSRNNGGASEVPLAGVPVKAASVYIKRLVERGFRVAICEQVEDPKLAKGIVRREVIEVVTPGAVMSDDLLEERRNTFLVALASDGTRTGLAAADLSTGEFVLESGPAPALEAALQRYNPSEVIVPEGAAALAPPGVLVTRRERWEFDPALAGEDLARRFELASLDGLGLGPEDTLAVGAAGALLRYLTELQPGGVPQLCRPVARRTEGQLHVDAMTRRNLELVEPLRPGGEDATLLAVVDRTMTPMGARLLRAWLLAPLTDPAAIATRLNAVAALVADEPRRASIREALDGVRDLERLGARAAARRATPRDLGALRTSLERLPPLAAAIADLYDLGAGFDLLPDLAAGLAAALVDRPPAALGDGDVIRPGHTPALDELRALRDGGRAYIAALQARERSRTGIGSLKVGYNKVFGYYIEVTRANRDAVPADYERRQTLSGAERYVTPELKAYEAKVLGAEEEIAALEEHVFVQLRDVAGRAIRRIQDTAARVAAADVLASLAEVAARSGYTRPEVVDGFALDIEAGRHPVVERVMPREAFIPNDLHLDAERQIMIVTGPNMAGKSTVLRQAALLVILAQAGSFVPARSARIGVVDRLFTRVGASDDLARGQSTFLVEMSETASILHNATRRSLVLLDEIGRGTSTYDGVAIAWAVAEHLHERIGCKAVFATHYHELTQLAERYPRIVNFNVAVHESGDDVIFLHRLRPGGADRSYGIHVGRLAGLPAEVLDRARAVLRSLEAGHRVASTPSPADQLALFAPAENPVLAELRALDLDGLTPREALARLADLQRRAHGGTATAPGKET; encoded by the coding sequence GTGACGCTGCCCGGCATCGATGTCTCGACGCCGCTCATGCAGCAGTACCGCGAGATCAAGGGGCGGCACCGCGATGCCATTCTCCTGTTCCGGATGGGCGACTTCTACGAGATGTTCGAGGACGACGCGGAGGTGGCCGCGCGCACGCTCGGCCTCACGCTCACGTCGCGCAACAACGGCGGCGCCTCCGAAGTGCCGCTGGCCGGCGTGCCCGTCAAGGCGGCGTCCGTGTACATCAAGCGCCTCGTGGAGCGGGGATTCCGCGTGGCCATCTGCGAGCAGGTCGAGGATCCCAAGCTCGCCAAGGGGATCGTGCGCCGCGAGGTGATCGAGGTCGTGACACCGGGCGCGGTGATGTCGGACGACCTGCTCGAGGAGCGGCGCAACACGTTCCTCGTCGCGCTGGCGAGCGACGGCACCCGGACGGGCCTCGCGGCGGCCGACCTGTCGACCGGCGAGTTCGTCCTGGAGAGCGGCCCGGCCCCGGCGCTCGAGGCGGCGCTGCAGCGCTACAACCCGTCGGAGGTCATCGTCCCCGAGGGCGCCGCGGCGCTCGCCCCGCCCGGCGTGCTCGTCACGCGGCGGGAGCGCTGGGAGTTCGACCCCGCCCTCGCCGGCGAGGATCTCGCCCGCCGCTTCGAGCTCGCGTCGCTGGACGGCCTCGGGCTCGGACCCGAGGACACGCTGGCCGTGGGAGCGGCGGGCGCCCTGCTGCGTTACCTGACCGAGCTCCAGCCGGGCGGTGTGCCGCAGCTGTGCCGACCGGTGGCCCGGCGGACCGAGGGGCAGCTCCACGTCGACGCGATGACGCGCCGCAACCTCGAGCTCGTCGAGCCGCTGCGGCCCGGCGGCGAGGACGCCACCCTCCTCGCCGTGGTGGATCGCACCATGACGCCGATGGGCGCGCGGCTGCTCCGGGCCTGGCTCCTCGCCCCGCTCACCGACCCGGCGGCCATCGCGACGCGCCTCAATGCCGTCGCGGCCCTGGTCGCGGACGAGCCGCGGCGCGCGTCGATCCGCGAGGCGCTGGATGGCGTCCGCGACCTCGAGCGCCTGGGCGCCAGGGCGGCGGCCCGACGCGCTACGCCGCGCGACCTCGGCGCGCTGCGCACGTCGCTCGAGCGCCTGCCCCCCCTCGCCGCCGCAATCGCCGACCTGTACGACCTGGGCGCGGGGTTCGACCTGCTGCCGGACCTGGCCGCCGGACTGGCGGCCGCGCTGGTGGACCGGCCGCCAGCCGCGCTCGGCGACGGCGATGTCATCCGCCCGGGCCACACGCCGGCGCTGGACGAACTCCGCGCGCTGCGGGACGGCGGACGGGCGTACATCGCCGCCCTCCAGGCGCGGGAGCGTTCGCGCACCGGGATCGGCTCGCTCAAGGTCGGCTACAACAAGGTCTTCGGCTACTACATCGAGGTGACCCGCGCGAACCGGGACGCCGTGCCCGCCGACTACGAGCGCCGTCAGACGCTGAGCGGCGCGGAACGCTACGTGACGCCCGAGCTCAAGGCCTACGAGGCGAAGGTCCTTGGCGCCGAGGAGGAGATCGCGGCGCTCGAGGAGCACGTATTCGTCCAACTGCGTGACGTGGCCGGCCGCGCGATCCGGCGGATCCAGGACACGGCGGCGCGGGTGGCGGCCGCGGACGTGCTGGCGTCTCTGGCCGAGGTCGCCGCCCGCAGCGGCTACACGCGGCCCGAGGTCGTCGACGGCTTCGCGCTCGATATCGAGGCGGGCCGGCACCCGGTCGTGGAGCGGGTGATGCCGCGCGAGGCGTTCATTCCCAACGACCTCCACCTCGACGCCGAGCGCCAGATCATGATCGTCACGGGCCCCAACATGGCGGGCAAGAGCACCGTGCTGCGCCAGGCCGCCCTGCTGGTGATCCTGGCGCAGGCCGGCTCGTTCGTGCCCGCGCGCTCGGCGCGCATCGGCGTGGTGGACCGCCTGTTTACGCGGGTGGGGGCGAGCGACGACCTGGCTCGCGGCCAGAGCACGTTCCTCGTGGAGATGAGCGAGACGGCGTCCATCCTCCACAATGCGACCCGCAGGAGCCTCGTCCTGCTCGACGAGATCGGTCGCGGCACCTCCACCTACGACGGGGTGGCGATCGCCTGGGCGGTCGCCGAGCATCTGCACGAGCGGATCGGCTGCAAGGCGGTGTTCGCGACGCACTACCACGAGCTCACCCAGCTCGCGGAGCGATACCCGCGCATCGTCAACTTCAACGTCGCGGTGCACGAGTCCGGCGATGACGTGATCTTCCTCCACCGGCTCCGCCCCGGCGGAGCGGACCGCTCCTATGGAATCCACGTCGGCCGCCTCGCCGGGCTGCCGGCAGAGGTGCTCGACCGCGCCCGCGCGGTTCTCCGCTCGCTCGAAGCGGGACACCGCGTGGCGTCGACGCCGTCGCCCGCCGACCAGCTGGCGCTGTTCGCGCCGGCCGAGAACCCCGTGCTGGCCGAGTTGCGGGCGCTCGACCTCGACGGCCTTACGCCGCGCGAAGCGCTCGCGCGGCTCGCGGACCTGCAGCGCCGGGCGCACGGTGGCACGGCCACCGCGCCGGGCAAGGAGACGTGA
- a CDS encoding energy transducer TonB: MSRSSVAVSWRVVAGAWLAAAAACRGREPAQAAATVENDVPVAVNSDSPFQYPPDLYDDGVDGDVRLRLYVDSAGRVRPESTRVAASSGTPGLDSAALRGAALLQFAPAHRNGQPVGMAFYQPVIFRHGTEPATRAPQ, encoded by the coding sequence ATGAGCCGGAGCTCGGTGGCGGTGTCGTGGCGCGTCGTGGCCGGCGCGTGGCTGGCAGCCGCGGCGGCCTGTCGCGGTCGCGAGCCGGCGCAGGCCGCCGCCACCGTGGAGAACGACGTGCCGGTCGCCGTCAACAGCGACTCGCCGTTCCAGTATCCGCCGGACCTCTACGACGACGGCGTGGACGGCGACGTCCGGCTCCGCCTCTACGTCGACTCGGCGGGCCGCGTGCGGCCGGAGTCCACGCGCGTCGCCGCATCGTCCGGGACGCCGGGCCTCGACTCCGCGGCGCTGCGCGGCGCCGCCCTGCTCCAATTCGCCCCGGCCCATCGCAACGGCCAGCCGGTGGGTATGGCGTTCTACCAGCCGGTGATCTTCCGTCACGGCACGGAGCCGGCGACGCGGGCGCCACAATGA
- a CDS encoding pyridoxal-phosphate dependent enzyme: protein MTGAPAPLDSVLNAIGRTPMIRLGRVGRGLRTPVLAKAEQFNPGGSVKDRIGLAIIEAAERSGALKPGGVIVEGTSGNTGVGLAIAAAIKGYRCIFTIPDKMSTEKIRLLRAFGAEVVVVPTAVPPDHPEYYIQKAKAIVAATPGAVLADQHFNPVNPEAHYRTTGPEIWEQTSGRVTHFVCSPGTGGTVSGVGRYLKERNPAVRVVAPDPVGSIYAEYAATHTKGDGFPYKVEGVGGDKIPTSLHFDVVDEFVAVTDRDAFRMARRLTREEGLFVGGSSGLNVHVALEVARRLDDPAALVVTILADTGERYLSKIYDDAWMRENQMLDTEPVTVERLMRERPARIPPLVSVGPSASVRQALNLMSTYGISQVPVIAGDDCVGSVTEGPVIARALGDAQLLERSVGDVMQPPFPVVDSGLPFERLNTLLSHETQAALVRKDGRLVGLVTRYDVLRQVAGIQ, encoded by the coding sequence ATGACCGGGGCTCCGGCTCCCTTGGACAGCGTTCTGAACGCGATCGGGCGCACGCCGATGATTCGTCTCGGCCGCGTGGGTCGCGGGCTCCGCACGCCCGTGCTCGCCAAGGCGGAGCAGTTCAACCCCGGCGGCTCCGTCAAGGACCGTATCGGCCTGGCGATCATCGAGGCCGCGGAGCGGAGCGGGGCCCTGAAGCCCGGCGGCGTCATCGTGGAGGGCACCAGCGGCAACACCGGCGTCGGGCTCGCCATCGCCGCGGCCATCAAGGGCTACCGCTGCATCTTCACCATCCCCGACAAGATGTCCACCGAGAAGATCCGGCTGCTGCGGGCGTTCGGAGCGGAGGTGGTGGTGGTGCCGACCGCCGTGCCCCCCGATCACCCGGAGTACTACATCCAGAAGGCCAAGGCGATCGTGGCCGCGACGCCGGGCGCGGTGCTCGCCGACCAGCACTTCAACCCGGTGAACCCCGAGGCGCACTACCGGACCACCGGGCCCGAAATCTGGGAGCAGACCTCCGGCCGCGTCACGCACTTCGTCTGCTCGCCGGGCACCGGAGGCACCGTCTCGGGGGTCGGACGCTACCTCAAGGAGCGCAACCCCGCGGTCCGGGTCGTCGCACCCGATCCGGTGGGGTCGATCTATGCGGAGTACGCCGCGACCCACACGAAGGGCGACGGCTTCCCCTACAAGGTCGAGGGCGTGGGCGGCGACAAGATCCCCACCTCGCTCCACTTCGACGTGGTGGATGAGTTCGTCGCGGTCACCGACCGCGACGCCTTCCGCATGGCGCGGCGTCTCACGCGTGAGGAGGGGCTGTTCGTGGGAGGGTCGAGCGGCCTCAACGTGCACGTGGCCCTCGAGGTGGCCCGCCGCCTCGACGACCCGGCCGCACTGGTCGTCACGATCCTGGCCGACACCGGCGAGCGTTACCTGTCCAAGATCTACGACGACGCGTGGATGCGCGAGAACCAGATGCTCGACACCGAGCCGGTGACGGTGGAGCGGTTGATGCGCGAGCGGCCCGCCCGGATCCCGCCGCTCGTCTCGGTCGGCCCGTCGGCCAGCGTCCGCCAGGCCCTGAACCTGATGAGCACGTACGGCATCTCCCAGGTTCCCGTGATCGCCGGTGACGACTGCGTCGGCTCGGTCACGGAGGGACCCGTCATCGCCCGCGCTCTCGGCGACGCGCAGCTGCTCGAGCGGTCGGTGGGCGACGTGATGCAGCCCCCGTTCCCCGTGGTGGACTCCGGCCTGCCGTTCGAGCGCCTCAACACGCTGCTGTCGCACGAGACGCAGGCCGCGCTGGTCCGCAAGGACGGCAGGCTGGTGGGTCTGGTGACCCGCTACGACGTGCTGCGCCAGGTCGCGGGGATCCAGTGA
- a CDS encoding D-alanine--D-alanine ligase, with the protein MKIAVLTGGTSAERDVALASGLQITAALRSLGHTVHVVDLATGYVPAEHEATLLPAGVGREPPALERLKALERGMLSAGLGELPAVREAEVVFIALHGGQGEDGTVQAVLDVVGVPYTGSGHLACALAMDKDLAKRVVRDCGLAVPAWVMAPVSADEVRRAVGFPCVVKPSKQGSSVGLSLVKREEELPAAVDVAGRFDDEVMVERFVGGTELTVGILGEEALPVIEIRSEHEMFDYECKYQPGMAQEICPAPIDPALAARTQDLARRAHRALKLAGYSRIDFRVADGGEPLFLEANTAPGMTGNSLIPKAARAAGMGFPAFAEAVCRLALARRGTKR; encoded by the coding sequence GTGAAGATCGCGGTGCTCACCGGCGGCACGTCCGCCGAGCGGGACGTCGCGCTGGCGTCCGGGCTGCAGATCACGGCGGCCCTGCGCTCGCTCGGCCACACCGTCCACGTGGTCGACCTCGCCACCGGCTACGTCCCCGCCGAGCACGAGGCCACGCTGCTGCCGGCGGGCGTCGGCCGCGAGCCCCCGGCCCTGGAGCGACTCAAGGCGCTGGAGCGAGGGATGCTCTCGGCCGGCCTCGGCGAGTTGCCGGCCGTCCGCGAGGCGGAGGTCGTGTTCATCGCCCTCCACGGTGGGCAGGGCGAGGACGGAACGGTTCAGGCCGTGCTCGACGTCGTCGGCGTGCCCTACACCGGCAGCGGACACCTGGCCTGCGCGCTCGCCATGGACAAGGACCTCGCGAAGCGGGTCGTCCGGGACTGCGGCCTCGCCGTCCCCGCCTGGGTGATGGCCCCCGTGTCCGCGGACGAGGTGCGGCGGGCCGTGGGATTTCCCTGTGTGGTCAAGCCGTCCAAGCAGGGCTCGTCGGTCGGCCTCTCGCTGGTCAAGCGCGAGGAGGAGCTGCCGGCGGCCGTCGACGTGGCCGGGCGCTTCGACGACGAGGTGATGGTCGAGCGCTTCGTCGGGGGTACGGAGCTGACGGTCGGCATCCTGGGCGAGGAAGCCCTGCCGGTCATCGAGATCCGCTCCGAGCACGAGATGTTCGACTACGAGTGCAAGTACCAGCCCGGCATGGCCCAGGAGATCTGCCCGGCGCCCATCGATCCGGCCCTGGCGGCGAGGACGCAGGACCTGGCGCGCCGGGCCCACCGGGCGCTGAAGCTGGCCGGCTACAGCCGGATCGACTTCCGCGTCGCCGACGGCGGCGAGCCGCTCTTCCTCGAGGCCAACACGGCACCCGGGATGACGGGGAACAGTCTGATCCCCAAGGCGGCCAGGGCCGCCGGGATGGGGTTCCCGGCCTTCGCCGAAGCGGTCTGCCGGCTGGCCCTCGCACGCCGCGGAACAAAGCGCTGA
- a CDS encoding rhomboid family intramembrane serine protease — protein MRYDATPFLVTRWVRRLLVANGIVYLLQVTVFTSSWLVAVFGLTPSLVLRRPWTVVTYAFLHGGFLHIFFNMLALFMFGPMVEDRLGGARFLRLYLVSALGGALLSVALLPLAGDSVIIGASGAVFGVMLAFVLEWPDAPIFVFPLPVPVKAKWLVAFFALANLVPVLSRSHDGIAHLAHLGGFAAAFLYLRGGTLLGGVRHRNPVAAGSAVLVHPSAFQNGRRSAPFGLRRRGADPKALKEVDRVLDKISAGGLSSLTPEERRFLDEMSKRFKQEP, from the coding sequence ATGCGCTACGACGCCACGCCGTTTCTCGTGACCCGCTGGGTACGACGACTCCTCGTCGCCAACGGCATCGTGTACCTGCTTCAGGTCACGGTGTTCACGAGTTCGTGGCTCGTCGCCGTCTTCGGCCTCACGCCCTCGCTGGTGCTGCGGCGGCCGTGGACGGTCGTGACGTACGCGTTCCTCCACGGCGGGTTCCTCCACATCTTCTTCAACATGCTGGCGCTGTTCATGTTCGGACCGATGGTGGAGGATCGGCTCGGCGGCGCCCGCTTCCTGCGGCTCTACCTGGTATCGGCCCTCGGCGGCGCGCTCCTCAGCGTGGCGCTGCTGCCGCTGGCGGGCGACAGCGTGATCATCGGCGCCTCGGGTGCCGTGTTCGGGGTCATGCTCGCGTTCGTGCTCGAGTGGCCCGACGCCCCGATCTTTGTCTTCCCCCTCCCGGTTCCGGTCAAGGCGAAGTGGCTGGTCGCCTTCTTCGCGCTGGCCAATCTCGTCCCGGTGCTGTCGCGTTCCCACGATGGCATCGCGCACCTGGCGCATCTCGGTGGCTTCGCCGCCGCATTTCTCTACCTGCGTGGCGGCACGCTCCTCGGCGGCGTGCGCCACCGGAACCCCGTCGCGGCGGGCTCCGCGGTGCTGGTGCATCCTTCCGCCTTCCAGAACGGCCGCCGGTCCGCGCCGTTCGGCCTGCGCCGTCGCGGCGCCGACCCGAAGGCGCTCAAGGAAGTCGACCGGGTGCTCGACAAGATCTCCGCTGGTGGCCTCTCCAGCCTGACGCCCGAGGAACGCCGGTTCCTCGACGAGATGAGCAAGCGCTTCAAGCAAGAGCCCTGA
- a CDS encoding macro domain-containing protein, with protein sequence MIRAARGDITTYAGGAIVNAANNHLRLGAGVAGAIARRGGPAIQAECDRHGAIRVGEAALTGAGDLACRFVIHAATMGDEPVSERSIGAATLASLRLAASRGIADLAFPILGTGIGGFPFRRAVEIMVAAARDAEDRGLRVDTVLYGYTAADAAVIEEVLARSP encoded by the coding sequence GTGATTCGCGCGGCGCGGGGTGACATCACGACGTACGCCGGCGGCGCCATCGTCAACGCGGCGAACAACCATCTCCGACTCGGGGCGGGCGTCGCGGGCGCCATCGCACGGCGCGGGGGGCCGGCCATTCAGGCCGAGTGCGACCGCCATGGCGCGATCCGGGTCGGCGAAGCTGCGCTGACGGGCGCAGGCGACCTCGCGTGCCGCTTCGTCATCCACGCGGCGACGATGGGTGACGAGCCGGTGAGCGAGCGCAGCATCGGTGCGGCGACGCTCGCCAGTCTGCGGCTCGCGGCGAGCCGTGGCATCGCCGACCTGGCGTTCCCGATCCTCGGCACCGGCATCGGCGGCTTCCCGTTCCGGCGCGCGGTCGAGATCATGGTGGCGGCGGCGCGCGACGCCGAGGATCGCGGCCTGCGCGTGGACACGGTGCTGTACGGCTACACGGCCGCCGACGCCGCGGTCATCGAGGAGGTGCTGGCACGCTCGCCCTAG